In the Desulfosporosinus acidiphilus SJ4 genome, GACTGAGGTGTTACTTCCATCTTGCCCAGGCGGATGAGGGAAACATCGAAGCTAGTTCCCCCCATATCTGTTACGACTAATTCTGAAAGTGATAACTCATGAGCTAAGGCCCATCCCCCTTTTACTCCTCCGGCCGGACCGGAAAAAAGGGTAGTAACTGCTTTCTTTCTTGCTTGGACTAGATCTGTCAGACCACCATTATTCTGGGCGATTGATATAGGTACTTTTAGACCGAAATCCTGCAGATGATTGCTTATTTCCAGTAAATAATTGCTTAACAACGGGCTGAGCCGAGCATTTAAGACTGTTGTAGAGGTTCGTTCATATTCCCCCACTTGTGAGGAAAGTTCTGATGACAACGATATAAAAACGTTGGGCAGGAGAGCCTGTAATAAATACTTAAACTCTTTTTCATGCGTAGGATTTCGGCAGGCGAACAGCAAACATACGGCGACAGATTCTACCTTTTCTTGTACTAAAAACTCAGCGATTTCGGCTATTTGCGCTTGATCAATACTGATTAGCGGCACTCCTCGATAATCCATCCTCTCCCGCAAACCAATCCGCAGATACCTAGGAACTAAAACGGGAGGTAATGGCAGTCCGAAATCCCATTGTTCCGACAGTTGAGAGCGCCGTAATTCTAAGGCATCGCGAAAACCTTCGGTAGTAATCAAAGCCGTTTTTGCTCCCTGTCCCTGAAGTAACGCGTTAATTCCCACAGTTGTACCATGAACAAATTTATCAATTTGCGGCATGAATTCTTTGAGTTTCAGGCCTGATTTTTGAGCCAAGTCTCTTAATCCTGAGATTATGGTTTCTTCTGGGTCTTCCCGCTTAGAAGGAATCTTTACTGTCAACGCGCGCCCTTGTTTGTCCCTCGCAACAAAATCAGCAAATGTTCCTCCGATGTCTACAGCGATTTCGTACATTCCTTGCCTCCTCTATAAACCAAAAGATCCCATGAACCTACGAATCTGTTTTTGAACTTCTGCTGACATTTCAACGGTCGGTGCAAACCCTGAGAGAGGTTTCGTCGCATCTATACCCATTTTTGAAGTACGGCTTAACTCATCGGATGACGGATCAAGGGTACAGCCCATACCCATATGCTGCGGTACAATCGTCACGCCCCGATCGGCTTGCAGTCGGGTAGCCATGGCCCAGAGAACCTGCCGTTCATCAAAGACATCCACATCCTCATCCACAACCACCACCATTTTCAGATTATGATCAACCGAAAAGGCCGTAAAAATTGCTTGCTGGGCTTGCCCCTCGGCAATCTTTTTCAGGGAAATATAGCAGTGAAATAAGCCACAGGCCGAAACCGGAGCATGGACATTCTTGACATTAGGAAGAGTTCTGTTCAGTGCATTTAAGACATCCCCTTCTCTTTGGACCGCAACAATGGTAATATGTTCAGAACTCATTCCCGGTGTTATGTCTTGAAAGAGAGGTTTCGTTCGGTATTGGATTGCCTTTACCCGGAAAACATTTTCCGTACTGCGATAACAAGCATAATTCGTAAATTCTGCAAATGGCCCTTCAGATTCCCGCTCTCCAGCGACAATTTCTCCCTCAATGACTATCTCAGCGAATGCAGGAACCATCAGATCGATTGTTTTGCAGCGGGCGACTTCCAACGGAGCACCGAATAATCCTCCCATCGCCGCATATTTTCCGAGATGATAAGGGACTAAGGCCATCGAACCCATCGATATGTTGGGATGAATGCCCAGAACTACCGCTGCTTCGAGAGATTTCCCCAGTTCTTCCGAACGACGGAAATACTCCCAAAGACGTTGACGGGAATGAAGACTTATCCCTAATTTATCCTTCCCTTTTAGCTGCATCCGATGATATCCGGCGGTTTCTACGCCTGTTTCCGGATCTTTGGCAATGACCAGGCCCGCAGTGATATAAGGGCCGGCATCAATTGGAAAGTGAGTTAAAATTGGCAATTTAAAAAGGTCTGCCTCGGAACCAATCAAGACATTCTCCCGGAAAGGTGCTTCATCGACCTCCACAGGGTCAATACGCTGATTAATACGTTTGGAATATTCTGCTGCCAGATCATGAGGTGCAACCTCCAGCGCCAAAGCCAGACGGTCACGAGGAGCCAGGACATTGGCAACCACAGAAATAGCATGACCTTTTATGTTATCAAAAATCGTTAACGGGCAGCGGCGGGCTTTCTCCAGTTCCATGATTAACGTACTTATTTCATACTTAGGGTCTATCTCCTCTTGAACGCGGATAACCTCCGACGGATTCTGAGATTTAACGCGTTCAATGAACCCTCTCAAATCCTGTTCCAACGAATATGCCTCCTTTAGTAGCTTTGGCCTATTTCCCATTGAAGATCTACTGCAAATTGCTTTTAGAGTAGTGCTGATTTCTGTAAAGAACCATAAACACTCTTCGTTAGGCTTCCTGCTACGATAGTTCCGACTAAAGCTGTCAGAGCAGAAGACAAAAGGGCAATTTTCCAATCAAGATGGATAACATAAATCAAGCCGATGGTAACACATAAGTTGCCAATAACATTACAGCCCAACATAGCTAGGAGGTGATGGCTTAATTTTGTCATCGATAACTTAAGAGCAATCAAAGAGTAAACAATGGAACCGATAGTATTGGCAAAAATGAAGAAAAAGGCTAAAGGGGAATAAGCTGTTGCCATGGCTACAATAGCTTCCACTAAACCTGCGATAATACCCGCCGGTTGTTTGTACATTAAAACGATAAGGCCTGTAAAAAATGCCCAACATGTACCATTAAGCAGTAAGAGAGTGGGATCTAAAATACCGTCGATCCGACCCGTTATCTGCTCCATGATCACAAATACAATCCCGATAATGACAGCTCCTACAAGTGCTTTGGTGTCAGTCCTGAACAATTTTTCTTTCACTTTATTTTCCTCCTAAATCATTAATTATGGTATTTATATTAATGGCAACAGCCTTGTTGTTATGCTGAGGCTTATTACCAAGAACATCGAGGCAATTAAGACAACATCGTGAGACTTCAAAGCTATATCGGATGAAAACGTTCGCTTTTTGCTCCGCCCGTAACCTCTTAACTCCATAGCTAAGGCTATTTCCGTTGAACGACGAACGGCACGATATAAAAAAGGCAGGAAGGTTGGAATAATTGCTTTCAGGTCATCCCAAACGCTATCCATTTTAAGGCCCCGGGTTCGCTGGCTGTCGATGATCGACTGATATTCTTCTTTCATAAGGGGTAAAAAACGGGCGCCCAGTCCCACCAGCATGGCAAAACGATAGGGAATTTTAAATTTCACAAGCATCAGGGTAAAGTCTTGAGCTGAGGCGGAGGTAAAGAACTGCAGACTGGTATAGAAAATCAGGGTCGCTTTCAGTATGCCGGTAATCGCCAGCGGCAGAGCATCACTGTAGATTTTCAAGATGCCCCATTGATAGATCAAAGTACCCTCCCGGCAAAACAGTAACTGAATAATCAAGATCTGAAGTCCCAAAAGCAAAAGGATGATTACCATAGCCTTAGAGTGTTTAAATGAACCACTTAGAATTAACGAGGACGTAATACACACCAGTAACGTAATTCCTAATTGAGCAGCAGTTTGACTGAGCAGTGCAAAGTAAATCATCAAAATATACCAGACAAGCTTAGTGCGGGGATCAAACTTCGGAAGTGCCCGTGTCATCATAACCCTCCTTGAAAGTAACACTGTTTGGGAAATCCAGACCAATCGCCTTCAGTTCCTCACGATGTCGCTCTATGTCTTTTGTCTCAATATCCAGCCTGATGCGATGCTTATATAGGGCAACTAAGCGGTTTGAATAGTCTTTGGCCATGGCCAGATCATGGGTAATCAACAGAATGGTTTTGCCGTTGTTCGATAAGTCGTAGAGTTTCTCCATAATCATGTAACCTTGGTTCTCATCCAGTCCGGAGGTAGGTTCATCAGCAATAATGAACTCCGGCTCTCCGGCAAGTATCGATGCTAATGCCAAAAGTTGACGCTGACCACGGCTTAGACGCTGGGGATGCATTTCCTTGTATTCCGCCAGTCCTACGAATTGCAAACATTCATCAATTTTCTGATTGAGAAAGTCATTTCGTTCACCTCTTAACTTTAAGGAAAAACCCACCTCTTCCTCCAATGTGCTTGCAAAGATCTGATGGTCTGGGTTTTGAAATAAAAATCCGACACGAGCCAAAATCTTTCTCAGGTTCCTCTTAGCGATTTTCTGATCAAACAAGTGAATTTCACCCTTGGCAGGCTTCAGCAAACCAATCAGTAATTTCGCCAAGGTTGATTTTCCTGAACCATTCAAACCGACAACTGACACAAAATCACCTTTAAAAACTTCTAAATTAATATCTTCACAACCCGGTAGTTGATTATTATATTGATAGGAAACATCACTGATTTTAGCTATGCTCTCCTTGGGTTTATTACTGTTAAGAAAGAAATGCCTGCCAGTTCTGAGCATTTTTTTTCGGTACTTGATTTGGTCCCAGTAATATTCCCTGGGCGAGTATTCCTTTATAATTTCACCGTCTTTAAGAATCAAAACTCTGTTAGCGTAGTTAAGCACTTCTTCAATTCGGTCCATAACTAAGACTATCGTAAGATTTTGGGTTTGATTTAACTCTCCAAGCCGCTTATAGATCTCCTGACGGCCTTGTGGGTCCAGTTCAGCAGTCGGTTGATCAAGAATTAAAATCGGAACTTTGAGTGCTAATACCCCTGCTAAAACAATGCGTTGGGCCTGACCACCTGAAAGAGACGAAGTTTGTCTCTTTTCGTAACCCCCCAAACCCACAAACTCCAGCGTGTTTTTAACAACCTGATCAATTTGGTCACAAGGAAGTTCTTGATTTTCGAGTCCGAAGGCAACGTTCTCGTAGACATTCAAACTAATAATCTGATTATTGGGTTCCTGCATCATGAATCCCATATAATCCGACATTCTATTGAGAGGCATTTCTTTAATGTCTTGTCCCATAATTGTTACCGTTCCGGATAATTCCGCGTTATGGTAATGAGGAATCGCACCCGTCATGACGTGCAATAATGCTGATTTTCCCGAGGCCACCCCCCCGGTAATGACAATGAAATCTCCTTGATTAATTTCCAAATTAATGTTTTTAAGGACCAGACTCTCATTATTCGGAAACTTGAGTTTATCAATTTTAATTTTTGCTATGACATTCATGGCAATCTCCTGTAATTTTGAACTAAGATCTGATAGTACAAAAAAGTTCCAGCTTAATAAGCTAGAACTTTACCATTGTCCTCTTTGCATAATTCTATAGGCAGGTCTTCTGACTTATAGACTCCAAGGTACGCCTTCCCAGTCTCCCAGTGGCATATGTACATTTTCATCGTCTAATTACAGTGGTGGGTCCGTACCGAATTTTCATCGGTTTCCCTATTCTCCCTGTATTGGGGCACCTATAAAATCGTATTTAACTGTGCGTAGTCGGCATTTCTGTGGTTTATGATTAAAAGTCTCCTGTACTTACACCTGCTGATTCGAAGGTGGCCATTTCATCGGCGATCTTGAGAGCAGCTTCAACCATCGGAAACATGAGAGCAGCTCCTGTACCTTCACCTAATCTCATGTTAAAATCAAGCCTCGGTTTGAGGCCAAGTTGCTTGAGGGCTATCCGGTGACCTTGTTCTTCTGAATTGTGGGAAGAAATCATATAGAGAGCTGAGAGAGGAGCAATCTGAGCTGCTGTAAGTGCGGCAGCAGTTGAGATAATACCGTCGAGAATAATGGGTACATGCTGGTAGGCCGCTTCCAGGATTGCACCTGCCAGTGCAGCAATTTCCAATCCACCGATTTTGGCAAGGGTATCGAGAGGGTCAGCAAGGTCAGGCTCATTTACCCGAATCGCCAGCTTGATTACATCTTGTTTATGCTTTAAGGCGTCATCCTTTAATCCAGTGCCGCGCCCTGTAACTTCCTCAACCGTATGGCCTGTAAAAGCTGAAATTAAAGCAGCGCTGGGAGTTGTATTGCCGATACCAACTTCACCTGTTGCCAATAAATTGATTCCAGAGTCAATTGCCTCTGCAGCAACTTTTGCACCGGTGAGAAGAGCGAGAAGAGCCTCTTGCTTTGTCATTGCCGGGCCATGGGCTATATTTCCTGTTCCGTTTTTGACACGGTTGGCCATAAGTTCAGGGGGATCTAAGGGTAAGGCAATGCCTATGTCGGTACAGATAACTTTAGCTCCGCTATTTCGAGCAAGGACATTGATACCTGCCTCGCCATTTAAGTAAGAATAGAACATTTGTGCAGTAATTTCTTGAGGGGCAGCACTGACTCCTTCAGCTACAACTCCATGATCTCCGGCCATAAGAAGTACTGCTTTTCCCTTGATTTCCGGTTGAGAAGTGCGTTGGATTCCTGCAAGTTGTTGGGAAATATCCTCCAAGACACCTAAACTCCTAAGAGGCTTTATCTTAGCATCCAGTCGTTTTTGCATGCCTGAGATAGACTCTTGATCGAGTTTTTCAATTCCATTCGTAAGCTCTTGTAAAGCAGCCTCAAGTTGTTGGATATCCGCTTTTTTGAGATTGTCAAGGCCATGAATTTTCTTCAGTGTAGTCATCTTTAAACTCCTCCCTAAATTTTGTTAAAAAATAAAGTCCCGCCACAATTGTTAGTTGTGGTCGGGACTTTGCCGTCATCGCCGCCGCTATTCTATAGTCGATAGCCTCTCTCTTAGGCAGGTCTCCTGACTCAGACTCAATCGCCCTTAACGCTCCTTCCCAGCATATGCCAGTGGATTAGCGAGGACTCGTCTCTACAGTGGTGGGTCCGTACCGGGTTTTCACCGGTTTCCCTATTCTCCCCTTATTGGGGCACCTAAAAGCAAATATTAATTTATAATTCTGAGTTTACCAAAATCTCACTAAAAGTCAAGTTAAGATTAAACGGTTTTCTGAGTTAAAAATATTTCCCTATCA is a window encoding:
- a CDS encoding UbiD family decarboxylase, with amino-acid sequence MEQDLRGFIERVKSQNPSEVIRVQEEIDPKYEISTLIMELEKARRCPLTIFDNIKGHAISVVANVLAPRDRLALALEVAPHDLAAEYSKRINQRIDPVEVDEAPFRENVLIGSEADLFKLPILTHFPIDAGPYITAGLVIAKDPETGVETAGYHRMQLKGKDKLGISLHSRQRLWEYFRRSEELGKSLEAAVVLGIHPNISMGSMALVPYHLGKYAAMGGLFGAPLEVARCKTIDLMVPAFAEIVIEGEIVAGERESEGPFAEFTNYACYRSTENVFRVKAIQYRTKPLFQDITPGMSSEHITIVAVQREGDVLNALNRTLPNVKNVHAPVSACGLFHCYISLKKIAEGQAQQAIFTAFSVDHNLKMVVVVDEDVDVFDERQVLWAMATRLQADRGVTIVPQHMGMGCTLDPSSDELSRTSKMGIDATKPLSGFAPTVEMSAEVQKQIRRFMGSFGL
- a CDS encoding energy-coupling factor transporter transmembrane component T family protein; the protein is MMTRALPKFDPRTKLVWYILMIYFALLSQTAAQLGITLLVCITSSLILSGSFKHSKAMVIILLLLGLQILIIQLLFCREGTLIYQWGILKIYSDALPLAITGILKATLIFYTSLQFFTSASAQDFTLMLVKFKIPYRFAMLVGLGARFLPLMKEEYQSIIDSQRTRGLKMDSVWDDLKAIIPTFLPFLYRAVRRSTEIALAMELRGYGRSKKRTFSSDIALKSHDVVLIASMFLVISLSITTRLLPLI
- a CDS encoding ABC transporter ATP-binding protein, translated to MNVIAKIKIDKLKFPNNESLVLKNINLEINQGDFIVITGGVASGKSALLHVMTGAIPHYHNAELSGTVTIMGQDIKEMPLNRMSDYMGFMMQEPNNQIISLNVYENVAFGLENQELPCDQIDQVVKNTLEFVGLGGYEKRQTSSLSGGQAQRIVLAGVLALKVPILILDQPTAELDPQGRQEIYKRLGELNQTQNLTIVLVMDRIEEVLNYANRVLILKDGEIIKEYSPREYYWDQIKYRKKMLRTGRHFFLNSNKPKESIAKISDVSYQYNNQLPGCEDINLEVFKGDFVSVVGLNGSGKSTLAKLLIGLLKPAKGEIHLFDQKIAKRNLRKILARVGFLFQNPDHQIFASTLEEEVGFSLKLRGERNDFLNQKIDECLQFVGLAEYKEMHPQRLSRGQRQLLALASILAGEPEFIIADEPTSGLDENQGYMIMEKLYDLSNNGKTILLITHDLAMAKDYSNRLVALYKHRIRLDIETKDIERHREELKAIGLDFPNSVTFKEGYDDTGTSEV
- the cobT gene encoding nicotinate-nucleotide--dimethylbenzimidazole phosphoribosyltransferase → MTTLKKIHGLDNLKKADIQQLEAALQELTNGIEKLDQESISGMQKRLDAKIKPLRSLGVLEDISQQLAGIQRTSQPEIKGKAVLLMAGDHGVVAEGVSAAPQEITAQMFYSYLNGEAGINVLARNSGAKVICTDIGIALPLDPPELMANRVKNGTGNIAHGPAMTKQEALLALLTGAKVAAEAIDSGINLLATGEVGIGNTTPSAALISAFTGHTVEEVTGRGTGLKDDALKHKQDVIKLAIRVNEPDLADPLDTLAKIGGLEIAALAGAILEAAYQHVPIILDGIISTAAALTAAQIAPLSALYMISSHNSEEQGHRIALKQLGLKPRLDFNMRLGEGTGAALMFPMVEAALKIADEMATFESAGVSTGDF